The genomic window TTTCTGTCAAACGCATATCAGCATTGTCATGACGGAGGATGAGGCGGTATTCTGCACGACTGGTCAAGAGACGGTAGGGTTCAATGGTTCCCTTGGTCACCAAGTCATCAATCATCACCCCGATATAGCCGTCACTGCGCTTCAAAATTAACTCAGGCTTGCCTTGGATTTTCAGAGCCGCATTGATACCTGCGATAATCCCTTGGCCTGCTGCCTCTTCGTAACCAGATGTACCATTTGTCTGACCAGCTGTGAAAAGTCCTGAGATTTTCTTGGTTTCCAGAGTCGCACGCAATTGATGAGGCAAGACCATGTCATACTCAATAGCATAACCTGTACGCATCATCTCTGCATTTTCCAAACCTTTGATAGAATGAACCAGATCACGCTGGACATCCTCAGGAAGACTGGTTGAAAGTCCTTGGACATAAACTTCTTCTGTGTTTCGTCCTTCTGGCTCAAGGAAAAGTTGGTGGCGTTCCTTGTCTGCAAAACGCACAATCTTGTCCTCAATTGATGGACAGTAACGAGGTCCCACTCCCTTGACCACACCTGTAAACATAGGCGCACGATGGAGGTTGTTTTGGATAATCTCATGACTGGTACCATTGGTATAGGTCAACCAGCACGGCACTTGGTCTTTAACATAATCCTCATCACGTGAAGTATAAGAAAAGTGATTTGGTGTTTCATCTCCTGGCTGGATTTCTGTCACATCATAGTTGATAGAGGAAGCCTTGACACGTGGAGGTGTTCCTGTCTTGAAACGACCGATCTCGAGGCCCAATTCCTTGAGATTGTCAGCTAGGTTAATCGAAGCTAAGCTGTGGTTTGGACCTGACGAGTACTTGAGGTCTCCGATGATGATTTCCCCACGGAGGGCTGTCCCTGTAGTCACAATAACAGCCTTTGCAGCATACTCTTGATGGGTCGCTGTACGAACACCGACAACCTTACCATCTTCCACCAAAATCTCATCAATCATGGTTTGACGAAGGGTGAGATTTTCTTGATTTTCAACCGT from Streptococcus sp. oral taxon 061 includes these protein-coding regions:
- the mnmG gene encoding tRNA uridine-5-carboxymethylaminomethyl(34) synthesis enzyme MnmG, giving the protein MTYNFTEEYDIIVIGAGHAGVEASLAASRMGCKVLLATINIEMLAFMPCNPSIGGSAKGIVVREVDALGGEMAKTIDKSYIQMKMLNTGKGPAVRALRAQADKELYSKEMRKTVENQENLTLRQTMIDEILVEDGKVVGVRTATHQEYAAKAVIVTTGTALRGEIIIGDLKYSSGPNHSLASINLADNLKELGLEIGRFKTGTPPRVKASSINYDVTEIQPGDETPNHFSYTSRDEDYVKDQVPCWLTYTNGTSHEIIQNNLHRAPMFTGVVKGVGPRYCPSIEDKIVRFADKERHQLFLEPEGRNTEEVYVQGLSTSLPEDVQRDLVHSIKGLENAEMMRTGYAIEYDMVLPHQLRATLETKKISGLFTAGQTNGTSGYEEAAGQGIIAGINAALKIQGKPELILKRSDGYIGVMIDDLVTKGTIEPYRLLTSRAEYRLILRHDNADMRLTEMGREIGLVDDERWARFEIKKNQFENEMKRLDSIKLKPVKETNAKVEAMGFKPLTDAVTAKEFLRRPEVSYQDVVAFIGPAAEELDDKIIELIETEIKYEGYISKAMDQVAKMKRMEEKRIPANIDWDDIDSIATEARQKFKLINPETIGQASRISGVNPADISILMVYLEGKNRSISKNLEKKAD